In Maylandia zebra isolate NMK-2024a linkage group LG9, Mzebra_GT3a, whole genome shotgun sequence, the genomic stretch GACTAAAGAGGTGAGAGACCTCCTGGATTGTGATCAGCGCTCGGTTCAAAAGTTTGCATCTATGATGGCATGGGGGTGCATAATGGCAGCTTTGCATGTGGAAAAGCACCAACATTGCTGAAAGACATATATAGCTTTAAAGCAACATATGATCCCATCCAGATAATATTTTTTCAGGGATGGCCTTGCAAACTTCAGCAAGACAACATTAAACCAAATACTGTGTCTATTACAAAAGCATGGCTTTGTAGTAGAAGAGTCTGGGTGCTGAATTGGCCTGCCTGCAGTCCAGATCTTTCCGTGATTAGATATATTTGATGTAtagtgaaatgaaaaatgtgatgAAGAAGATCTAGGATTGCTGAGAAGCTATAATCCTCTGTAGGACAAAAATGGGACAACATTCCTCGCCTAAAGGTCCAGCAGCTGTGCATATCAATTCCCAGACATTTACATACTGTTATTAAAAAGAGTGGAtgacacacacagttttctgtttacGTGTTGCTGCGATCAAATTCAAAATTGGCCAGtattcttctttttcatttttaacaatTGCTATGTTTTTTGTGTTCTGATGAAAATATGGGTTTATAAAATTTGCAAAACATTTCATTCTGTTTTTACTTATATTTTACACAGTGTCACTGCATTTTTTGAAATGTTAATTTTTTTGGTCTATCTAGTTTTTTGgtttatctgttttgttttgggtttatttgtttttttgttctaaCTGAAACTTATGCTACTGCGGAAGTTAGCTACATCTGCctagtgattaaataaacaTGATTAGCAAGGAGGTTGGTTCCTCAAAAATGAAAGGCCTCTGCTGCAGATAATACTGcatgtgtggggaaaaaaagtacgtttttacattttacatttacatttcacatatTTACATTAGGAGTCTACTAACAGCAGTAATGCtaaagctagctagctagctaccaCTTCTTTAGCTTATTAGTTAGCTTCTGTTTACTTTATGGTTGACTACATTTGATGTGCACTATTTTGTTTGTCTGAATTCTTTAACTTATATTTCAGAATCCGAATACTTTATTAACCCCTAAGAAAATTAtgtggttacagttgctccaaaacAATAAGAACCGTGACAGgctaaactaaattaaataacacaATATATTACCAAAttacaaaatataagaaatggCTCTAATATATATGAATagctcaattataaatatccagATTTATTTGATATGTGTTTTATAAAGTTTTattaaaaattgcaaaatgGAACAAAAATAAAGTTGTACACTTCTTGCAATGCAAGACCAGATGGCATAATGACACTCACTAAATTACAGAGGATTAGTAGGTGTCTGAAATCTCACTACTCAGTGTACTTCTGAGTGACTCTTACATAATTTGTAGTAAATTACTTAACAAAAATATGCTGTGGACAGTGTGTCTTTATAGCCAAGGCTCATTTGGACACTTGATAAAGACATTTGGCTCTCTGGTAATTAGAGTAACTTACTTTCAGGCGCTTTTGTTTTGCTATATAAGCGTCTTTGAGCTCTGGGTTCTGCTCTGCCAGTTTCATCAGCTCTGACTGTGTGCTTCCGATCTGTGCTGTCACCACAAAAAATAGtaataagaaaaatattagACATGATGAGGCACAAAATTAATCCCACTATTACAGAGTTTTACAGTGAAATAAGAAATGCCAGTATCAACATGTGCGAATGAGAGGTTTTAATCTAAATCATAAAAAAGGTTACATTGCACATCAATGTAAagttataaaatatatatttttagcttTTATCTGATTTTAAGTACAATGATTCAGAAGGCAGAAATTGATTTAGGATAACTAAGGGTATAGTGTACAGTCTCTTTGATATTCAGTTGAAAATTGTACAGCTATGAGGCTCAGATCGTCTTACTTCGTACACATGTGGCAGCATATGCTGGTATATGGGAGTCCACAGTGATTTCAGGGTGGAGTAGGCAGCCATGGGTGTAGGCATCCATGGGTAGTGAGTCCAGCAGCTCTCTGTAGTGCTGCACTCTTAGGTAGTAGGTACTGCCCTCTTCTGGGACCAGCCTCGGAGTGCCCTCTGGAGACAAACAAGTCATGGAAAAGGATCAAATTTTggaatttaatatttttgtttcttatggGGGGTTTTTATGGGTTTATACACTACTGACTTGGGTTAGGGAGAAGACATGATGACAGCAAAGCCTTTATGTTCACTTTCTTCCCTGaggatttaaaaacatttgggTATCTCCTTAAATGACTTCATGCTTACCAGatgtcctttccttctaaggTGATTTGATGCAGACCCTTAGCTATTATGGATCAGTGCACACCAagggaaaataaaaatttagaaaaaaaacaatgaaattattGAAAAATCAACAAATGTGTGATACAAGGAAATGCATAAAAgcagacagaaaatacaatGAAATGAACCCTTTTAAGGTTCTAAGAAGCTGAAGCTTGATATAATATTTTAGTTTTGGTGTCATAAATGAGAGCTTTGGGCTGCAGCTCCTCTAGGGACCAGCAGCTACATATGCATCAATCTCACCATCATTGAAGTTCTGCTCCAGGTAGTCCATGATCTGCGTTGGGTCACAGATGATATTGTCGTTGTGAACTAAGACTGGAACCTCACCACCCGGATTCAGACGCATGAACCACGGCTCATTGTGCTCGCTGAGAGGAAGGCTCACGTCGTACTCTTCACAGTGCAAACTTTTCTCTGCTATGGCGAGACGCACCTGGAAAACAACAACTTATTGTGACTGGGACTGTGGAggaagcttgtttttatttccctGCCAATAAAATCTTGCTCTCTTTTCTCCTCCCACAATTTTCAAATAAATCATTGGCTTCTCTTTTATCCAGTCAGCACCTGCCTTTAATTAAAAATTACAGATGCATTTTTACAGCAAAAGTGCATGAATAGTTAGGTGGGTGGATTGAGAGGAAGCTGAACCTCCTTATGATTCTGTTAAGAAGTAATGGAAATGAGAAGTGAAAATAAGCTTGTCTGAAAACCTGCTGTATTTTTGAGAAACACCCTGAAGGACGGAAAACTCATGTCTATACACTGAAATGTGCTGCTGAGCTGCTGTTACACGTGACAGAGCTGAAAGGCAGTCAAGCTACTAACTGttttaatgatttaaaaaaaaacaaagaggaacgGGTTTATACAAAGCCTAAACCATCTACAGCAGCAGGGCTGTTTTTGCAGTCCTACAGTGTCATAATTAACCCCGTTATGGGGAGCTGTCCACTAAACTGTGGTGCTGAAAAACTAATGACGCTCACCTTCTGAGAGTTGAACGACTGCGTCCAGTGATACAGCGTCAGTTTGGATTCGCGCTGTTTTGCGACTGTGCCGCACTCCTGATGAACATCTTGCTCTGAGTCCGGGTTTATAAGAGCTGCTTTCTCATCTTGAGATTCAGAGCTGTTTTCGGACGCCATTTTATCCGTTACTGTTGTAGGAGGGGGCGTCGCGGTCGACAAAGTACTCCCCCCTCTGGCTCGGAGTGTAACGCgaaattattgttttatgtatttattttaaattaaaagataaaagtaattatttttttaattacattctCGCATTCAGGTGTTGGTATTCATGTGAAACCTGcgcttttccttctttttgtatACCTGCGCTCTCTTGCACCCTCACCCCCCTCCCTGCTAGAAATATTTTACTAAGggtttcttttaattaatagaaaaaaaactacaaCTATGGTGCCAAATTTAAAATCCTAAGTATAATAATTAACAAAGTCAGACAACAAATAACACCCTTTAAAGTGCACAGTTCAATCCTTTACTACGTCACAGGCCACCCTTCCTCATCTGAGGCAGTGCAATGAATACGCTGGTACAGCAGAGGTCGCTGTTATCTAACACTGTGGCTGCTACTGGTGCACTCGAGTCTGAATATTATCAGCCTGATACAAAAActgatgtgtgttttttgttttgtttttaagtcagtGCTATAATATAAAGCGATACTGGTTCTTACTCATTAAACGCAGGTAAATTAAATTGGTTTCTTTCATGTTCTACATAATACATTGAACCATTTTTATTAGAATTGATTTTTTAATACTTGTGAAATCAGGAGTTGTTGCCTGAAATGCATGCCCAGCGTATGattgatctttttttaaataatataataagtataataatattaatatttaatttagaAAATCAAAGTATATGGCTACTTAATCCAGGATGCGTATCGAATACAAGAGAAAAGTGATGGGTGTGTTAAAGAATGACtgtctaaaacagcatcagaCCATCGCCTCACAAAATAGGCCATATAATAATATTATGTAATATGGGTGAGGATTGAATCATATGTGACCGAGCTTATATTTTTGTAATGGGGGCATTATGGGAAGTGATAATTGAGGAATTTAGTCTGTGTAAAGCGAGGCGGGTCTTTCAAATGTAAAGTTTGGCAGTGGCGCGTTATTTTGGCGAAGTTGAGGCGTTCGGGCGCTTTGcggaggggggagaggaggagagtggGAGGTCCCTGTGGCGTGACGTTGCGATTGGCCCAGCGCCTTTCTTCAACAGGGGCTCGgtacatctctctctctctccctcctttgATCAGTGGGTGAGAGGGGGGAGACGAGCAACACACAGCGGAGAGTCCAGCGTGCGCCTCCGGTAAATGACGCCCACCATTCATACCTTTACACTTACCGTTACGCATGCCTTTTGTATTACATGTCAGTGTCCGGAAGCGCCAGTCCACCATCCTCACCTTCCTATTTTTTGCTCTTGTAGTCATCATCTTGTTGGCTCATCCTTTCATCACACCACCGGTCCTGGATCCTCCAGCCCAGGTCCTGGAGAATCCTGAGTCTGCAGCAGCGCACCATCTGCTTTATTTCCAGTCTATATCTGAATGACGGGCGGAAGGTTTGACTTCGACGATGGTGGCACATACTGCGGGGGGTGGGAGGATGGCAAAGCCCACGGACATGGGATCTGCACCGGACCCAAGGGCCAAGGCGAGTACGCCGGGTCCTGGTCGCACGGCTTTGAAATAGTTGGCGTGTACACCTGGCCCAGCGGGAATACCTACAAGGGTTACTGGTCCCAGGGGAAGCGCCATGGGCTGGGTGTGGAGAATAAAGGAAAGTGGATCTATCGAGGAGAGTGGAGTCATGGTTTTAAGGGTCGGTACGGCGTCCGGCAAAGCCACAACACACCTGCTAGATACGACGGGACCTGGAGCAACGGTCTACAGGATGGATATGGGATCGAAACCTATGGAGATGGCGGTAAGGCACCAGGTTTTAATAGATATGGCACATCGCTTGTTTAGCGTGCATGTCGCTTTAACGGCGGTGAGTGGTAATGTGTTATGTAGCTCGTGTGTAGGATGCTCAGACTCAAACTGAGGAAGGCTCACTGTAACACACCAGCGCGTGAATCTCCATCTGATATGAGCTGAGTATAAACTGAGATTGCGCACTGCGCATCGTGGTCAGTCACCTCGTCGTTTACCCAGCATAACTGACTCTTTACCCCGGTGGTAACGTTAACTTTTCGAATACCGTTTAAGATCACGGTTCCTATTTTATTCCAAGGGACATCTCTTTTGGCAACTACCGGTTGCTCCTCATATGACAGTgggaggagagtgactgctccTCACTGGAAACATGCCTCCCGGAGAAGGAGTTTGGAAAGCAAATCAGTCCATTTAAAGTCAATTAAAGACTCAAACTCAAATCACTTGCTTCACTGtcattttctccctttgaacCTTAACTATAAAAACACATGTCCTGAAGGGTGCACATGCTCCCGTTTTAAATGAAGTGTAATGTGTATAAAGCACGAGAAGGTGCTCATTTTTGGTAGCATTTAAAGTTATTCTTCATGTGTCTAGACTAAAGAACTCACACATCTGTAGTGGAAAGAGCTAAGTCCCACACAGGACTTGTACTTGCTGAAAATGAGAGGTCAGTCATCTCACTAATCATTGGTGTGTTCACAGATTGCGTTTATGTAAGGACCTGTGTCTGATGAGGGAGACAAGATCGCAGGAAGCCTAAAAAACAAGCGCTTGCCTGTTGTTCAGGCCTCTCCTGTTATAAAACAAGCAAGTCTTTGGGTGATTTGTGAGCATCATCCTCCCCTAATGGAGGCCTTATGGTGCAGAATAAATGCCTCACATATGATGTTACAGAGGGCTGGGCTTTGGGAATCAGCTGATCCTAGAGGATCTACAGAACATCTGGCTGTCTGACTCCGCAACATCCTGATAACTTGATCTGCAGGGTCACCAAATTGAACTGCAGCACAGAGCCAGCCTGTTAATCTCACCCTGTTTATCCATCTAAATTCCTCCCCTGACTAGTATATCATTTTCTGTTAGAATCTGACTGTTATGGCTTATTTCATTGCATTGGTGAATGAGATTCAGGCACTGGATTAACAAGCCTTTCTTATTATTAGGCTTAGGATTGTAATATGACACTTTGAAGAAGCAACAGTAGGGTAGGCCGACAACCTGCTCATTGGGCTCAGCAGCACCAAatgggattaatgaagtatTCTCCTCATTATGTGACTCATAGCAATTCCCTGTCGTCACAGACAAACGGATGGTGGTGAATGTGCCTACTGTCAGTGGGGGAGTTAGTAGCTGCCTGAAAATAGGCCCCTGGCTAAGTGATTCACATTCATCCCAAGCGATCTTTAGTATCTGTACCTTAATCAAATCTCTGTGATTGGGTTAGCTATGCTCACAGTCCCATATCTGAGTGGAAGgagaaaaaacatttcattagCTGACATACTCCTGCACCAACAAAGCAAGGCTTCAAGGTCTTGTTGCTGATATAGAAAGTTACTGGTCAACAACACGCAGGTTGTGCATGAGGAGCACAGAGGAGCTTTCTTCTGACCATGAGTAGCCTATTAAAAATTTTTTACCCTGCTTTGGCTTTAAAGTTGTTGTAAAACGAAATGAGCTTTTCAGGCATGTATATAATCACAGATTATCATCGGTTTTATTGCAAGCAATAGAAAATGGACATAACCAGCTTGTTGTCACCCCACTGGTTTGTGGAGGTTATCATCTAATGTTAGTGTTAGTTAGCCAGCTTGGTTAGCAAATTAAATATAGGCAAACTGAAGTATTAGCTGAAAACACATTGCGCATGGGGCAAACTTTGAAGATGACAACACAATGCTCTAATCAAATTTAGGGATATTTATAGTAAATGCATGTCGTTGCTATACTTGTGCCCTATTGACCAGTCACAACTTACCAATGACAAGGTCACCTCAGCTTAAAGCATTATCTTATAGTTAATATTAGTTTACAAAGTCATGAAGAATTATAGGCTCGAAGTAGCGATTGAGACTAAGTGTTTACTCATTGATCTATACCTTCCTCTTACTCAGGAACTTATCAAGGCCAATGGATGGGTGGTATGCGACACGGCTATGGTGTGCGTCAGAGTGTTCCCTATGGCATGGCCACTGTCATCCGTTCTCCACTCCGTACGTCTATGGCCTCCCTGCGCTCTGAGCAGAGCAATGGTGCAGTGCTCCAGGACCTCTCCTCCCCAGCAGACACTCCAACGGGCAGCCGCGGTGGCTTCGTCCTCAACTTCCACTCGGACAGCGAAGTTGTCACCGGCAAGAAGAAGGGCCTGTTCCGCCGCGGCTCGCTCTTTGGCAGCCTGCGACAGTTGCGCAAGTCTGACTCTCGGACCTCAATCTCCAGCAAGCGCAGCTCTGCAAGAAGTGACGCCACCATGAGCCGCATCAGTTCAAGCGATGCCAACTCTACCATATCCATCGGTGATGGCGAGCTGCCAGATGAGGACCTACCTCAGGAGGACCATGTGGACGCCACCACAACTGAGACGTACATGGGCGAGTGGAAGAATGACAAGCGCAATGGATTTGGTGTATCAGAGAGATCCAACGGGATGAAATATGAAGGAGAATGGCTTAACAATAAGCGCCATGGTTACGGGTGCACGGTTTTCCCAGACGGCACCAAAGAAGAAGGGAAGTACAAAAATAATGTGCTGGTGCGTGGAATAAGAAAGCAGTTGATTCCTCTTAAGAACCCCAAAACCAAAGAGAAGGTAGATCGGGCTGTGGAGGGGGCACAGAGGGCTGCAGCCATTGCGAGGAGTAAAGTGGAAATAGCAGCATCCAGGtactgtgtttatgtgtgggTGGATGTTCATTCATGCTCCTGCATGTACCTGTGGGTGTATActgtgtaaatacaaaaaaaaagcccaCACAGGATGAAAATCCTCAGGCATTTATTTTCACCACTGAGGAGTCACAGCAGTGTCCTGTTTGACAAATATCTCCTGGTCTGATTGAAGGTTCAGTCTTGTATAAGTGAAGTCCCATGACAACAGCTCCGACCTTTATGCAACATCAACAGTCGAGGCTTTTGTGTTGCCAGTGTGATCATCCCTGGAAAAGGTTCTGTTTCTATTCTCTGCCCGTGTCTTTCATTCCTAGGGAGAGGGGTCAGGCATCTTGCAcgcgtgtctttgtgtgtgtgtgtatttgcgtTGTAGCCGAGTGTCTGTGAGTTCATGTGCGTGAGCTTTATAGCCATACCTGCTCCTATGCCAAGCTCATCTTGTGCGCCCAGTACCAATACCTGCTCCCACTGCCAAGCATTGCTCTGATGTGGCATCTGCTCTTTAACAGGTGGATGAGATGTGACCTTTTCATTTAAAGCCTCCCTCCTACTGGGACACAGTTCAGGGTATGCGGCATCGCTTTGACATCCTCTGGTTTCATTGCATCAGGGAATTATTAGACTGAAGACTGAGGGGATGTGTACAAGCTGTGAAAAGGTCTCTCTGCAATCAACCATGTTTTGATTTCTCCCTCCCCCACTCTTCCCCACCACTGAACCCCTTTTCAAGTCGTGTGCATGAATTTGCATCCCTGAAAACACATCAACaagcattttaaaaacttaaaaGCACATGTGTGTTTCTTAGTTCACAGCATAATGAACCATCATTTGACTTTTACCTTGATGTACCAGTCAGTTCAGTTGTGAGGGTTTTTTCCTGCTGGGCACAGGTTCACAATTTTGCAGATTTTATGTTTTAGGTGATTAAATAAGTTTAAAATGCCCATGTTTTATAAATACGCTAACTACAAAGTAGCAGTAGAGGGTGTGGGGAATGTAATTTTTATTTGGATATAAAGTAAAATAT encodes the following:
- the gdap1 gene encoding ganglioside-induced differentiation-associated protein 1; translated protein: MASENSSESQDEKAALINPDSEQDVHQECGTVAKQRESKLTLYHWTQSFNSQKVRLAIAEKSLHCEEYDVSLPLSEHNEPWFMRLNPGGEVPVLVHNDNIICDPTQIMDYLEQNFNDEGTPRLVPEEGSTYYLRVQHYRELLDSLPMDAYTHGCLLHPEITVDSHIPAYAATCVRTQIGSTQSELMKLAEQNPELKDAYIAKQKRLKSKLFDHDNMKYLKKLLDELESVMDQVETELQRRVEETPEEGSQPWLCGDFFSLADVSLAVTLHRLKFLGLSRRYWGNGNRVNVETYYERVVERPAFRRVLGHVNNILISAVLPVAFRVARKNAPAIVGTTLLIGVLGGATYLAFLYMKKRLTAFS
- the jph1a gene encoding junctophilin-1a, with the translated sequence MTGGRFDFDDGGTYCGGWEDGKAHGHGICTGPKGQGEYAGSWSHGFEIVGVYTWPSGNTYKGYWSQGKRHGLGVENKGKWIYRGEWSHGFKGRYGVRQSHNTPARYDGTWSNGLQDGYGIETYGDGGTYQGQWMGGMRHGYGVRQSVPYGMATVIRSPLRTSMASLRSEQSNGAVLQDLSSPADTPTGSRGGFVLNFHSDSEVVTGKKKGLFRRGSLFGSLRQLRKSDSRTSISSKRSSARSDATMSRISSSDANSTISIGDGELPDEDLPQEDHVDATTTETYMGEWKNDKRNGFGVSERSNGMKYEGEWLNNKRHGYGCTVFPDGTKEEGKYKNNVLVRGIRKQLIPLKNPKTKEKVDRAVEGAQRAAAIARSKVEIAASRTAHARTKSEAADQAAISAVHESEIARAVARELSPNFYQPGPDYVKQQLKEPVEIKEVPVEKKDSSPRDSPHFYRKGTTPPHSPATSPATTPPPSPQSSKKKGQLTNNSTSRKTSKEEKPSRKISKEEKLSQKTSKDERSSRKLSKEERQPVTDGPKASQAQIEAPPKPTKVQQPTPASVPPSQPPAIPVNGQLHTEYHSYYVKAPTRVPPPPEPEDPEEEPSALALARMPPQPPRSFSTPTPKAASIRESKSDQKLRKQDSLKPKSLADTKKASMEIAESTEETGPNSILVAMVMLLNIGLAIIFVHFLT